A region from the Rhodamnia argentea isolate NSW1041297 chromosome 7, ASM2092103v1, whole genome shotgun sequence genome encodes:
- the LOC115756211 gene encoding putative tRNA (cytidine(32)/guanosine(34)-2'-O)-methyltransferase isoform X1 produces MGKASSDKRDIYYRKAKEEGRCTRSTFKLLQIDEDFNIIEGVKRVVDLCAASGSWSQVLNRQLYLPAKLSPDARYKIHQSCKC; encoded by the exons ATGGGCAAAGCTTCAAGTGACAAAAGG GATATCTACTATcggaaagcaaaagaagaaggtcGGTGCACTCGAAGTACTTTTAAACTTCTCCAAATAGATGAGGACTTCAACATAATTGAGG GAGTGAAACGTGTGGTAGATTTATGTGCTGCCTCTGGTAGTTGGAGTCAG GTTTTAAATCGTCAGTTGTATCTTCCCGCAAAGCTTTCACCTGATGCTAGGTATAAAATTCACCAGTCTTGTAAATGTTGA
- the LOC115756211 gene encoding putative tRNA (cytidine(32)/guanosine(34)-2'-O)-methyltransferase isoform X2 has protein sequence MGKASSDKRDIYYRKAKEEGRCTRSTFKLLQIDEDFNIIEGVKRVVDLCAASGSWSQVYYSVPRGC, from the exons ATGGGCAAAGCTTCAAGTGACAAAAGG GATATCTACTATcggaaagcaaaagaagaaggtcGGTGCACTCGAAGTACTTTTAAACTTCTCCAAATAGATGAGGACTTCAACATAATTGAGG GAGTGAAACGTGTGGTAGATTTATGTGCTGCCTCTGGTAGTTGGAGTCAGGTATACTATTCAGTGCCACGGGGATGTTGA